A single region of the Moritella sp. Urea-trap-13 genome encodes:
- a CDS encoding sugar fermentation stimulation protein — protein MRLPMPIVLSLLLMFSYNLSALAHIGFWSKTYIITHQLTNGESIASAKQIMLEKARIKASFDVRDYQLMNKPVDLTNYKQYVPIIQAAYIKITPQNKPQIVKDKDVYKGQVFVVQQIRATFDEHYIGESMAILRENLSIEKSLITLDNEFDNNLKNLGEIKLAIAEQQISTQQSARLIRQQDHEVMQLTSVLDDVKRLFSAHGRSPQFNLAQLLKVRSSIDTDVIEPILNTKVQTRITDVEELSNGDVKVQVQVGWTLPTHHMRILHKYVRAADVTAPGGSSTYLKLSRFYNEKERAPSALSANIYHYLASQKIYFDVSIGNQHQRLGVLYPNGGDVMNHCNNPLARDANSPDKTSVCIVEQLFNDQSILSQPNIANPLTFTLSANEIDGQLSVNVKQVWQKPGAGDEEDKQWRRDLSKFK, from the coding sequence ATGCGCCTACCGATGCCAATTGTTTTATCTTTATTACTGATGTTCAGTTATAACCTCTCAGCGCTTGCCCATATCGGCTTTTGGTCAAAAACCTATATCATTACCCACCAGCTAACCAATGGTGAAAGTATTGCCAGTGCCAAGCAAATAATGTTAGAAAAAGCACGGATCAAAGCCAGTTTTGATGTGCGTGATTATCAATTAATGAACAAACCAGTCGACCTCACCAACTACAAACAATATGTACCGATTATTCAAGCCGCCTATATCAAGATCACCCCACAAAACAAACCACAGATAGTCAAAGATAAAGATGTCTATAAAGGCCAAGTTTTTGTAGTCCAGCAAATACGGGCAACTTTTGACGAACATTACATTGGTGAGAGTATGGCGATATTACGCGAAAATCTCAGTATCGAAAAAAGCCTGATCACGCTGGATAACGAGTTCGATAACAATTTGAAAAATCTCGGTGAGATAAAATTAGCGATTGCCGAACAACAAATTTCAACGCAGCAAAGCGCGCGTTTAATTCGCCAACAAGATCATGAAGTCATGCAGCTAACATCGGTACTTGATGATGTGAAACGATTGTTTTCAGCACACGGTCGCAGCCCACAATTCAACCTCGCGCAATTATTGAAAGTACGCAGCAGTATTGATACAGACGTCATCGAGCCCATTCTCAATACGAAAGTACAAACCCGTATTACCGACGTTGAAGAACTGAGTAATGGCGACGTAAAAGTGCAAGTTCAAGTGGGCTGGACACTCCCTACTCACCATATGCGCATATTACATAAGTACGTCCGCGCTGCCGATGTCACAGCGCCTGGAGGCAGCTCCACGTATTTAAAGCTATCGCGGTTTTATAACGAAAAAGAACGTGCCCCATCCGCATTATCGGCCAACATTTATCATTACCTTGCCAGTCAGAAAATTTACTTTGATGTCTCTATCGGCAACCAACATCAACGATTAGGGGTGCTGTATCCCAATGGTGGTGACGTAATGAACCATTGCAACAATCCACTCGCACGCGATGCTAACAGCCCAGATAAAACCTCAGTGTGTATCGTTGAGCAATTATTTAACGACCAAAGTATTTTATCGCAACCTAACATCGCCAACCCACTGACGTTCACGCTCAGTGCCAATGAAATTGATGGTCAGCTGAGCGTGAATGTAAAACAAGTATGGCAGAAGCCTGGCGCTGGCGATGAAGAAGATAAACAATGGCGACGAGACTTATCTAAATTCAAGTGA